Proteins from one Halovivax limisalsi genomic window:
- a CDS encoding presenilin family intramembrane aspartyl protease PSH: MNARSRTWLAGLAVVAIFLAVQLGSLALIESFETSYGPVVEDTGDPVNSGIFFGVILVATAIMLLAFRYDADRFIRLLIVGVSAMLSWYVFAALFPSVVVSGVDIVAALAAVGIGVALLSYPEWYVIDAAGVLMAAGAATLFGISFGPLPALLFLSVLAVYDAISVYRTEHMLSLADGVFDLKIPVVFVVPTTRSYSYLVDDGPLEGVDDTSADGNSNAEHSADSDADGDADPSDDSVRDALFIGLGDAVIPTILVVSAASFLDVPAVDLPGLTVNVPALGAIAGTTVGLVILLRMVLRGRAHAGLPLLNGGAIAGYLLGALASSVPLATAIGL, translated from the coding sequence ATGAACGCTCGGAGTCGGACGTGGCTCGCCGGCCTCGCGGTCGTGGCGATCTTCCTCGCCGTCCAGTTGGGATCGCTCGCGCTGATCGAATCGTTCGAGACGTCCTACGGCCCCGTCGTCGAGGACACGGGCGACCCGGTCAACAGCGGGATCTTCTTCGGGGTTATCCTCGTCGCGACGGCGATCATGCTCCTGGCGTTTCGATACGACGCGGATCGGTTCATCCGACTGCTCATCGTCGGCGTCAGCGCCATGCTCTCGTGGTACGTCTTCGCCGCCCTCTTCCCGTCGGTGGTGGTTTCTGGAGTGGATATCGTCGCCGCACTCGCCGCGGTGGGAATCGGCGTCGCCCTGCTTTCGTATCCGGAGTGGTACGTCATCGACGCGGCCGGCGTCCTCATGGCCGCGGGCGCGGCGACGCTGTTCGGCATCAGCTTCGGGCCCCTTCCGGCGCTGCTCTTTCTCTCGGTGCTGGCCGTCTACGACGCGATCAGCGTCTACCGAACGGAACACATGCTGTCGCTGGCCGACGGAGTCTTCGACCTGAAGATCCCGGTGGTCTTCGTCGTGCCGACGACCCGCTCGTACTCCTACCTCGTCGACGACGGACCGCTCGAGGGTGTCGACGATACCTCGGCGGACGGTAACTCGAACGCGGAGCACTCCGCCGATTCCGACGCGGATGGCGATGCCGACCCGTCCGACGACTCCGTTCGGGACGCGCTGTTCATCGGGCTCGGCGACGCCGTGATCCCGACGATCCTGGTCGTCAGTGCCGCGTCGTTTCTCGACGTTCCCGCCGTCGATCTCCCGGGGCTGACGGTGAACGTGCCGGCGCTGGGCGCCATCGCGGGAACGACCGTCGGGCTGGTGATCCTGCTTCGGATGGTCCTGCGGGGACGCGCCCACGCCGGGTTGCCGCTGCTCAACGGCGGTGCGATCGCAGGCTACCTCCTCGGGGCCCTCGCGAGCAGCGTCCCGCTCGCGACGGCGATCGGACTCTAG
- the srp19 gene encoding signal recognition particle subunit SRP19: MVENVIWPAYLDATRTRGEGRRVPAELAVAEPTIDEIAKAVQQVGYDATIEREKAYSREPWVRRGRVVVRGAEDSTKNDLVQAVAAYVTAMRE; encoded by the coding sequence ATGGTCGAGAACGTCATCTGGCCGGCCTACCTCGATGCCACCCGGACGCGCGGCGAAGGACGCCGCGTCCCGGCCGAGCTCGCGGTGGCGGAGCCGACGATCGACGAGATCGCGAAGGCCGTCCAGCAGGTGGGGTACGACGCGACGATCGAGCGCGAGAAGGCCTACTCGCGAGAGCCGTGGGTTCGTCGCGGTCGCGTCGTCGTCCGGGGCGCCGAGGATTCGACGAAGAACGACCTCGTCCAGGCCGTCGCGGCCTACGTGACGGCCATGCGCGAGTGA
- a CDS encoding H/ACA ribonucleoprotein complex subunit GAR1, whose amino-acid sequence MRRAGSVVETAQGLLVCRGEDVDIGESVVDESLSEVGRIVDVFGPVSEPYFAVAPVDDVHPPGLIGDRLYVR is encoded by the coding sequence ATGCGCCGGGCCGGATCGGTCGTCGAGACGGCGCAGGGATTGCTGGTCTGTCGCGGCGAGGACGTCGATATCGGCGAATCCGTCGTCGACGAGTCGCTGTCGGAGGTCGGCCGAATCGTCGACGTCTTCGGTCCGGTGTCGGAGCCGTACTTCGCCGTCGCGCCCGTCGACGACGTCCACCCGCCTGGACTGATCGGCGATCGACTGTACGTTCGGTGA